In the genome of Verrucomicrobiota bacterium, the window GTCGTCAAAGAGCCTCTGTCTTTTATCACACTTTGGTTCAATCGCTGACACCTGAAGAGGTCAGGTCAAAATTAAAATCGGAAGGATTCACCGTGGAATACGTCCAAGACTTTGAAGATCGCCGTCTGGGTGCGGTCGTAATCGATAACGTACGTTTAATAGATAATGTCTCCATCAAAAATACTATTTAAACTGTCCGGCTCAATTGCCTGCTACAAGGCCTGCAATCTCATTTCGAAATGGGTGAAGGACGGCCATGAAGTGCAAACCGTTGCCACTGAAGCCGCATTAAAATTCGTCGGAGCCTCCACCCTGGAAGGCCTGAGTGGCAAGCCGGTCTTTCACGATCTCTTTGAGTCCGGCAAGCAAATGGCACATATCAATTTGGTGAAATGGGCCGATGTCACGGTGCTCTGTCCGGGCACGGCCAATACCATTAACAAGTTTGCCCAAGGCTTGGGAGACGATCTTATAAGTAGCCTCTTTCTTGCCCATGATTTTAGCAAACCGTACTTCATCGCTCCGGCAATGAATACCGCGATTTATAATCATCCGGCGACGCAAGCTGCCATACATAAATTACAAACCTGGGGAGTTCGCATTCTTCCAACCGGGGAGGGGCGATTGGCCTGTGGCGATATTGGTGAGGGCAAATTACTTGAGCCTGAGCTCATCGCTGAGTCGATCGAACAAGCGTTGGCTAAACCGGCCAATGGGTCGGACCGAAAACTGCGATTCTTAATTACATCAGGCGGAACGGAGGAGCCGATCGATGGAGTGCGATCCATATCCAATTTTTCGAGCGGGAGAACTGGAGTTGAATTTGCTGAACACCTTTTCGAGCAAGGTCACGATGTTACCTTGCTTCGTGCGCAGCGTGCGTTGGCACCTGAAAAACCGGTCCAGCAAGTTACTTTTAAATCGTTCCATGATCTCGATCGAAATCTCAAGGAACTACTTTCCGGTCAGAGTTTTGACTGCGTGATTCATTTGGCCGCAGTGAGTGATTATTCTGTGGATCATTTACTGATCAATGGGGAGAAGATTGCTCCGGGTTCTGACACCAAGTTTAGCTCCGACCATGACATTACGCTCAACCTGGCTCGCAACTACAAGATTGTTGATCGCATCCATCAGTATAGCAAAAATGCCAAAGTGCTTTTGATTGCTTTCAAGCTAACTAACAATGCTTCTGAAGAGGAACGTGGAAAGGCGGTGCTTCATCTACTTGAGCATTCTCTTGCCGACATCGTAGTTCAAAATGACCTCACAGAAGTGGACCCTCTAAACGGTAAACACCGGGCCGCACTCTATTTGGGTAACCGATTGACCCAGCGAGTTGAGAATAAGCGCGAACTCATACAATCCGTTGAGCGGCTTATTTTGGAATCCTTTAAAGACCAGGAATAAATCATGTTACTTTGTTTAGATATCGGAAATACCACCATTCATGGTGGCGTCTTTAAAGGGGAGGAACTCATTTTGCATTTCAGAAAAACCTCCGAAACGAGGAATTCATCTGACGAGTTTGGGATTTTTCTACGCAGCATACTTCGCGAAAATAACCTGGCTCCGGAAGAGATCTCACAAATTGCCCTTTGTTCTGTGGTTCCGTCGCTGCTTCACGCCATTCGCAACGCAAGCTACAAGTTTTTCAATGTTGAACCCTTTGTGCTGCAGGCAGGAATAAAAACGGGTCTTAAGATTAAGTATCGAAACCCACTCGAAGTCGGTGCAGATCGTATTGCGACAGCCATCGCCGCAACAAATCTATTTCCAAAAAGAAACATTATCGTAGTCGATTTTGGAACGGCCACGACCTTCTGCGCTATCACCGCCACCAAAGAATATTTGGGCGGTGCCATAATACCGGGAATCGCCATATCGATGGAGGCCCTTGAAAAACGAACTGCAAAATTACCGTCTGTCGAAATAGTCCAACCAGGTGAGGCTGTGGGTCGATCCACCGTTGAAAGCATTCAGGCGGGATTGTTTTACTCGCAGGTGGGAACCGTGAAAGAATTAACCCGGCGATTCTCTGAAGAATCTTTCCCCGATAACAAACCGGTTATCGTAGGAACAGGTGGATATGCCCGCCTCTTTGAAAACGAAAATCTTTTTGATAAGATCGTCCCGAATCTTGTGCTTAACGGTCTTTATTTGGCCTATCATCTGAATCAATAGTCGCTCCCTTTCCTGAACAAAATCTCGGCTGATTAAGAAATTATTGCTTCTTCCCATCAGATGCTTGAAGAACTTGCGGACACAATTGAGCCCACAGAAGTTTTAGTTCACCGTGACAATGCTATCAATTCAGTCAAAAGAAACAAGTTGGCCAACCGCTAGAAGTTGAAAGCCCGATTATTGAATACGAGTATGGAACGAACCCTTATCAAACATGCGCTAGTCAGTGACGGCCCCTTGGATTCAATCCTTATTAAAGCCTGGGTGCGCACACGCAGAGATGCAAAAAGCTTTTCGTTCCTGGAAGTGAACGACGGTTCATCGCTTAAGAACCTTCAGGTCATCGTCGACGCCACCCTTCCTGATTATCAATTCATCGAGAAAGCAACCACAGGTTCTTCTGTCAGTATCATAGGAAAGTTGGTTCAGTCGCAAGGGAAGGGACAAAGTTGGGAGGTGACTGCCGAACAGTTGGAAGTGATCGGGGAGGCAGGTGAGGACTACCCACTGCAAAAGAAGGGACACTCATTGGAGTTTCTGCGGGAGAACGCTCATCTGCGTTCCAGGACCAATTTATTTGGAAGCGTCTTTCGCGTCCGTAGTCGTGTTGCATACGCCATTCATCAATTCTTTCAGGAAAAAGATTTTGTTTATATCCATACGCCCATCATCACAGCGAGTGATTGTGAAGGGGCAGGGGAGTTGTTTCGCGTATCGACCCTGGATTTTAAGAGCCCTCCACAAAAGGAAGGTGAAGTGGATTTTTCAGAAGACTTCTTTGGTCGCCCGACTTACCTCACCGTGAGCGGTCAATTGGAAGCTGAGGTATTCGCAACGGCCCTTTCGAATATTTATACCTTCGGCCCAACTTTCCGTGCCGAGAATTCAAATACAAGTCGCCACGCGAATGAGTTTTGGATGATCGAGCCCGAAGTTGCCTTCTGTGACCTGGAAGGCGACATGGATTTGGCAGAAGCCTTTGTAAAGTTCCTGATCTCCGACACCCTTGAGCATTGTAGTGCCGAGTTGGAATTCTTTAATAGTTTTGTCGATAAAGGACTCCTGGAGAGACTGAAAATTATCACAGACAGACCCTTCGTTAGGATCAGTTATACCGACGCGGTTACCCTGCTTACGGAAAGCGGAAAACAGTTTGAATACCCGGTCAAGTATGGAGCGAATTTACAGTCCGAACATGAACGCTACTTAACCGAAGTGCACTTTCAATGTCCGGTAACGGTTTATGATTATCCCAAAGAAATAAAACCCTTTTACATGCGGGTGAATGACGATGGGAAAACTGTGGCAGCCATGGATGTACTGGTTCCCGGAATCGGTGAGATTGTGGGTGGAAGCCAACGTGAGGAACGCCTTGAGATCCTTGACGCGAATTTTGAAGCCCACCACATATCCAAAGAGGATTACTGGTGGTACCGTGACCTCCGTCGCTATGGCTCGGTCCCGCACAGCGGATTCGGTCTAGGCTTTGAAAGAATGCTCATGCTGGTAACAGGTGTAGCGAACATCCGCGATGTCATCCCCTTCGCCCGGACCCCTGGCAACGCGGAGTTTTAATCCAGAAAGATCGGATAACAGAAGGGAGGCCGAAAAAGGTGCCGGGCCCGGTATTTAAGTGTTTGCATCATGGTGCCTGTGACTACGCAGGAGTGTCTCGCTTACTCCCATTGGTCTGAGGAAGGTGCGGTGAAGTGGTTGAAGGTGGGCTTGCCGGATCCTTTTAATGAGTCAGCTAATCGGTGCAGATTTACCGAAACAATCTCCCCCATGGATTCGCAGACTTTGAAAGCTGAGTGTCCATAGAATTCCGCCATGGCTGAACGTAGCTGTTTTACTTTTTCAGGCGTTGATAGCTCGGTGGCACGCATGCTTTTTAGTAAGGTCTCAAAACGGTTGTGACCAAGCTGCATCCGACGGAAAATGTGCGATTGTTCCTCTCGTTGGTACTGGAGGGACGTGGCCATGTTCAGGTGTTTGGTGCAAAAGAAAACGAGTTCATTGTTTTCTTTGAAAAATTGAGGTCGGTAAAAATTCAATCGGCCATTGTAACACTGTTGGTCGAAATCCATTGGGCGGATCATCAGCTGGATGTCTTCGAAGTCGGGCGTAATATCGACGATGAAATTGTAGGCTCGCATATCACCCAACAACCGCAAGAAACAACGTTCGTTAAACTTGACCAGTTCCTTGGCGATTCGAACGGGCTTGAGGCGTTTACTGTTTAACCATTTATCGATAAACACATCTCCGGGTATTCCCACGATATGCTCTTCCGCCAAAGTGTTGTGGTAAGTAAAATAGTGCATCCGGTTCGGGGACAACAAATGCTCCAGTTCAAGTCCGAAGATGCGTGAAGCGTCGGCTTTCTTAATGTAGTAGTAATCCTGATTGTCGTTGTGCGAGTTCACAATCCGGATACGGAAAGGATTTGAATTGCCGAAGGTGCAAAAATCGATGCGGTCCACGTAGAGGTGTTCCATGAAACTTAGATCACCGTCCGTCTTCAGCATAGCGTAAATCTTCTTTAATCCGAAGGAGAAGAGCTTCATTTTTTCTGGAGAATAGACCACTGTCAACCACAGGGTGTCCTCGCCATCCTTGTCGTAGAGTGGCATGGCTTCCTCCCAATGTAGGAGCTGAGAATAACGAACGGGCAACTCCATATCGCGTTTGAAACGAGCCAGGTATTCGCGTAACTCCTCACCTATGGGGTAGGATGGTTTCCTGTCAGTGACGCGTCGTTGTTGGCCGATGTTACTCATTATGATTCCCTCATAGAATCCGATTTCTCTCCTATGGCAAACTGGAATGCCGTTGATCTGGAATGGATCTAAGATTTAGATTTATTGGATTGATAGCCTGTTCATGGAGGACCTTTTGGCTTCTATTGTAACATTATCGTAACCTATATGTAACATCACAGATTTAGGAATGTAGGTGATTACCTCAATGTTTACGAGGATTTAACTATAAAACTGCTTTACTTTTGTAACCTGTTTGTAACAATGTTTGTTATGAATTCTGTAATTAAGTTAGCGGTAGTAATTACCCTCCTCTCCCCGGTAGGTCTGTTTGCGGAAGATTGCGAAGTATCCTGCTGTAAAGCGCCAACCGTTGTTAATTACTCTAAACCTGAGATTCCGGCCGATATGCTTAAATCGGGTGAAACGGCTGAAATTGTTCTTCGTTGTGCTATTGATGAAAAAGGACAATTAATCGGAGTTAAAACCTTATCAACATCCCATGATAAATTGGAAGCTGTGGTTCTCGCAGCCGTTCAACATTGGACCTTTGATGCATCCCTGGAAAAGGGTGAGCCCCAGCGAGCGACCGTTAATATACCTTTCAAATTCACAGTGGCCTCTAAGTAGCCCGTCCAAGGAATAAATCATTTTCAAGCACCACCTTCGGGTGGTGCTTTTTTGTGTATTTTAGTTACAGCCATGTTACGTAGGTAACAATTCAGTTACAGCGATTGATTGTAGTTGTTTTCGGAAAATATGCCGCCCATATCCGGCCATGTTTTAACAAACGTTATCACATGGGTATGCTTAAAAATAAACGGCTTGGTTTATTTAATTCTCTATTGGGAGTTCTATTGACCACAATAATTTCATACGGACAAAACGAGACCGGAACCATATCTGGAAAAATCATCGACAAAGATTTTGGCGATGGGTTACGAGGCGTTTTAGTAAAGGTGGAAGGGCTGGAAACAGATTTCATTTATTCCGACCTGGAAGGACGATATGTGGTGCGTAATGTCCCGATGGGTACTTACACGCTGATCTACGAAAAAAAGAATTATCAGACAGCTCGGATCGCAGATGTCGAAGTCATCGCGTCTGAAGTATTTTCATTGGATGTTCCGCTTCAAGCCATAGGCGCTGACTTTACCCTGGATGTCTTTGAAATTACCGTCGATCAGATGGTTTCCCAGAACGTTGTTCTGCTTGCCGACCGGCAACGGTCAGCCTCACTTAGCGATGCGTTGAGCTCTGAAGACTTTTCGCGTGCCAGTGCGGGTGATGCAGCCGAGGCCATGACAAAAATTACAGGTGTGAATATCGTCGATGGCAAATACGCGGTCGTGCGCGGCTTGGGTGACCGTTACTCAAACACCTTGATGAACGGTGCTGTTCTACCAAGTAACGATCCCAGTAAAAAGTCGGTTCAACTCGATATCATTCCCTCAGACCTTTTAGAGAAAATTGTTACCACCAAATCATTTACGCCTGACAAGCCGGGAGACTTTACGGGTGGTTCAGTAGAGATAACAACCAAGCCCTTCCCCGACGAATTCGTCCTAACGGCGAGTGTCGGGTTAGGCTTTAATGAGGCTACAGGGGAAAATATATTGGGAATTCCGGGAAGGGATATGGATTTTCTCGGCGATACGGATGATGCCCTACCGGCAACCATTCCTCCTACACCGGGCGAGTACGCTCTGGCTACTCGTTTCAAAACCACTGATGAAGCAAAGTCATTGTTTCGGGATTTGCATCGTTCGGGATGGTATCCAGTAAGGAAAAAAGCCGACCCAAATCTTTCGTTTGGAGCCACTGTAGGGGATAGTAAATCCGTCTTCACCTCGGGTAACTTTGGCTATCTGGTCAGTTTCACCTACGACCACAACTATGATCTGATCGACAACAAGCGTTCCGAGCGCTGGATTGGTACGCCCGAAGAACTTCGGCCCAAGAATGGATTCGATATTACAGAATCAGATGAAGAGATCAGTTGGGGAGGACTCATCAACCTCGCCTTGCTTCCTAATCCGGAGCATGAAGTTTCCTACAACTTTATAATCAATACCAAGAGTAGCGATTCCGTTGTTTTTGGTGACAATGGGTTTGAAAATACGACTAATGTAGTTGAGCCAGGATTGCCAGTTGGATCCTTTAATCTGCCGACGGGGAGGGATGCCGCCGCTGAGTTTTTAAATATCACCCGCTTGCAGCACTCGGTTAAGGAGTTGAACCTCCACCAATTTAAAGGGAAGCACGTGTTTCCAGCGTTCTCCGAAATGGAGCTCAATTGGTCGGCCAATTTTTCAGAAACCTCGGAGGAAAATCCAGACAAGCGAACCTTTACAAACCTGAAATATGCCTATCCTGATGGAGCTGCCAATTCACTATTCCTGTCTGAGAATCCGAAATTTCCCTTCAAGTCGTATGATAACCTGGTCGACGACAAAACGAACTACACAATCGACCTGACCTTTCCTCTCAATATTTCCGCTCTGAATTCAGGAGAGATTAAGTTGGGAGCGTTCACCTCGGAATCAGACAGAAACTCGATTGGACGCTACTTTTCGGCGACAGGGTCCAATGGCATTGTAAGTAATACGGATTCCAAGATAGAGTTTTATCAACGCTTCGAGGAAGACGTCTGGATCGATCAAAGTTTTGATCCGGGAAATGGGAAATTCCGACCGGGGCAGGTGACCTTCATTGAGCAGACAAGTCGCCAGGGAAATGTGCAGTCCTATTCGGGAACCGAGAAAATTGATGCCTACTACCTGATGGCTGACCTCCAGTTCAAAAACAACCTCCGATTCATTTTCGGTGCCCGTAATGAAAAAACGGATATGGATGTCGCTACAGTGGATGATTTTGTCAATCAGGCGCTTCGTAACTCCGGTGCGATTGATAATGACAAGTGGCTACCCGCTTTCCATGCCGTCTATCCTCTCGGAGAAGATAAAACTCAGAATCTGAGATTCTCATACGGCAAGACGCTTGCCCGTCCTACCTTCCGGGAGTTTTCACCTTTCCGGGTGGAAGATTCGCAGAGCGGGGAAATTTATACTGGCAATCCGGATCTGGAACTCACTTTTACCAACAACTTTGACCTGCGTTGGGAATGGTTTATCGGTGAAGTAGACTTGCTCGCATTTGGCTTCTACTACAAAGACTTCTCCAATCCAATTGTTCAAACCGTATCCAGCGGCGTAAACGCGAACCCGCTCTACTCCTGGGAAAACGCTCCGGCTGGAACCATCGCTGGTGCCGAATTTGAAGTAAGAAAATCAGTAGGAGATTTTTGGAGTGTTGGAGGAAACGTCACCTACATCGATTCCGAGATTGATCCTTTAGATATGGATGCTTCTGGAACCATTTTTGAAGGACAACCGGAATACATTCTCAATTTTAATGTCGGTTACAACAACCCGGACAATGGTTGGGCCGCCAATGTGTTTGTTAACCATGTAGCCGAGACCTTGAGGTATATTGGCGAAACGGTTCCAAATATTTTCGAAGACGCATATTCTTCCGTCGATCTGAATGCGTCCAAATCCATCGGTCGTTGGACGATCAAGTTTACCGCCAAGAATGTCACAGATCAACGCCGACAATTCTTCTACGACGGCATCAATGAAAAACCGGTGTATGAATCCTGGAAACCAGGTCCGTCCTACAGTCTTAGCGCCTCCTACCGGCACTAATATTTACCTATCCAAAAATAAAGTTATGAAACCCATAAAAATAAAAATGAAAATGAAAAATCTGATTAGTATCCTAGCAACGATGGCAGTGATGTCATCCGTATACGCCGCAGATGTCCCAGTGACGGCGAATATAACTACAAACACCACTTGGACTGCAGACAATGAATACCTCCTCGGACAACCTGTTTTTGTTACCGATGAAGCCATTCTAACCATTGAACCTGGCACTAGAATTCTCGCATTTGAAGATATTGCGAACCAGACCTTTGGATCACTCATCATCACTCGCGGTTGCCAAATAATCGCTGATGGAACTCCGAGAGCACCGATCGTTTTCACTGCTTTGGCAGAGCGTGATGGAGTTGAAACGGCGCCTGGCGTATTTCGCGACATAGAAATCACAGACGTTAGTCTTTGGGGCGGCGTCATTCTTCTCGGTAATGCCGTAGTCAATGGTCCAGGAAACATCCTCATTGATCCTACCAACACCGCGAACCCACCTACCTTTGAGGTTGAAGGTTTTCCAGCCGGTTCTTCAGATCTGATCACCTACGGTGGTATCGATGACACCGATAACTCAGGAGTTCTTCGCTTCGTATCCATTCGTTATGGTGGATTCGAGTTTGCTGAAGACGAAGAAATCAACGGACTTACTTTGGGGGCTGTTGGAAGCGGAACAACCATCGAGTTCGTTGAAGTATTCAACAATTCGGATGACGGAGTTGAGTTCTTTGGCGGCACCGTAAACACCAAGTTCATGGTTATGGCCTTCAACGAAGACGAGTCGTTTGACTCCGACCAGGGATGGCGTGGTAAAAACCAATTTTGGTTCGCCATTCAAAAAGATGTTGGAAACGGTTCAAATTATGGATCCGAACAAGATGGTGGTGACGGAGATGACAAAACGCTCATGCCTTTTTCCACGCCTATGATTGCTAACGCCACTTTCATCGGTTCTGGCGTTGGAGGATCTAATCCTCAAGACAACGCGGCACTTAGATGGAAAGAAAATGCTGCCCCCAGCTATTACAACTCTCTGTTCACTGATTTCAAAAAATATGTCATCCGTATGGACGATGCCGATACCGAGGCTCAATACACGGCCGGGCGTAGTGCGATCGAAGGTTCTGTTTTCGGAAACTTCGGAACTTGGGACGGCACGATTAATTCTCTCACTAAAGGCAGCAAAGCGGCTGAAGTGTCTATTCTTACAGGAACGAACAGCTCCAACACCGCGATTGGTGATGCGATTGTTGTGGAATCCATTTCACGGGAAGCAGATAGCGGTGGGCTCGATCCTCGTGTGTTGGACTTATCTAGCCCAGTCTATGACATGGCAACGATTATGGATCTTCCAGACGACCCCTTTTACTCTGTCGTAGACCACAAAGGAGCGGTTGGAACCTTCAACTGGATGAAAGGTTGGACTGCTCTTGACGAAAAGGGTTACTTGGCGACTTCTGCTGAAGACCTTAAGCTTGATGCAGAATTCTTAAACACTTCCACGCGTGCTCTGATTGGAGTAGGTCCTGGTGAGGAAATGAACCTAGGGTTCGTTATCGGCGGCACGGAGCCTCAGACGGTATATGTCACTGCGAAGGGTCCAAGTCTTCCCGTTCCTACGCCTTTGGATGACCCCAAGCTGACTCTTTTTTCTGGTGGTACTCCGATCGAAGTGAACTTCGCATGGAAAGATTCTCCTAATCGTGGGTTGATCGAAGCGACAACCTTGCCTCCTTCCGACGATTTGGAAGCAGCCATCGTAGCCACGCTTCCTCCCGGTTCCTATACTGCTCTCATTGAAAGCGAAAGCGGCAACGTAGGAATCGCGATTGGCGAAGTATTTATTTATCGTTAATTTTCCAAGCCAGCATAATACCCAAGGGGCTCGTCGTGTTTCTAACACGGCGGGCCCCTGTTTTTTTGATCGACGCCCAAGCAGCTTTTTTAAAACTCCACCTCCTTATGTCTACGCCTCGATTTTTATCCCATGACCAATGCAAGCAGATCGCTCGTGAGTTTCGCACTCCGACTTATGTGTACGACGAGGCATCGTTAAGAAAAGCTGCCGAAGCAGTCCTGGCTTTTCCAAGACCTTTCGGATTTACGGGACGTTATGCCATGAAGGCGTGTCCAAACGGTGCTGTCCTCAGTTTATTTCGTGACTGGGGTCTTCACTTCGATGCAAGCAGTGGGCACGAGGTGCTACGCGCGGTGCAGTCCGGGATTCCGGCAGAGCGAATTAGTCTCTCTTCGCAAGAGTTTCCTGAAAACATAACTGACCTGGTGAATCTCGGGATTTCGGTCAATGCCTGCTCATTAAAGCAAGTGGAAGCCTTTGGAAGAGCCTTCCCCGGAGGTCGGCTCGGACTGCGCGTAAACCCAGGTGTAGGCTCCGGTGGCACACTCAAAACTAATGTGGGAGGTCCATCTTCCAGCTTTGGCATCTGGCATGAGCTTCTGGGGCAG includes:
- the coaBC gene encoding bifunctional phosphopantothenoylcysteine decarboxylase/phosphopantothenate--cysteine ligase CoaBC, with amino-acid sequence MSPSKILFKLSGSIACYKACNLISKWVKDGHEVQTVATEAALKFVGASTLEGLSGKPVFHDLFESGKQMAHINLVKWADVTVLCPGTANTINKFAQGLGDDLISSLFLAHDFSKPYFIAPAMNTAIYNHPATQAAIHKLQTWGVRILPTGEGRLACGDIGEGKLLEPELIAESIEQALAKPANGSDRKLRFLITSGGTEEPIDGVRSISNFSSGRTGVEFAEHLFEQGHDVTLLRAQRALAPEKPVQQVTFKSFHDLDRNLKELLSGQSFDCVIHLAAVSDYSVDHLLINGEKIAPGSDTKFSSDHDITLNLARNYKIVDRIHQYSKNAKVLLIAFKLTNNASEEERGKAVLHLLEHSLADIVVQNDLTEVDPLNGKHRAALYLGNRLTQRVENKRELIQSVERLILESFKDQE
- a CDS encoding type III pantothenate kinase — translated: MLLCLDIGNTTIHGGVFKGEELILHFRKTSETRNSSDEFGIFLRSILRENNLAPEEISQIALCSVVPSLLHAIRNASYKFFNVEPFVLQAGIKTGLKIKYRNPLEVGADRIATAIAATNLFPKRNIIVVDFGTATTFCAITATKEYLGGAIIPGIAISMEALEKRTAKLPSVEIVQPGEAVGRSTVESIQAGLFYSQVGTVKELTRRFSEESFPDNKPVIVGTGGYARLFENENLFDKIVPNLVLNGLYLAYHLNQ
- the asnS gene encoding asparagine--tRNA ligase, whose amino-acid sequence is MERTLIKHALVSDGPLDSILIKAWVRTRRDAKSFSFLEVNDGSSLKNLQVIVDATLPDYQFIEKATTGSSVSIIGKLVQSQGKGQSWEVTAEQLEVIGEAGEDYPLQKKGHSLEFLRENAHLRSRTNLFGSVFRVRSRVAYAIHQFFQEKDFVYIHTPIITASDCEGAGELFRVSTLDFKSPPQKEGEVDFSEDFFGRPTYLTVSGQLEAEVFATALSNIYTFGPTFRAENSNTSRHANEFWMIEPEVAFCDLEGDMDLAEAFVKFLISDTLEHCSAELEFFNSFVDKGLLERLKIITDRPFVRISYTDAVTLLTESGKQFEYPVKYGANLQSEHERYLTEVHFQCPVTVYDYPKEIKPFYMRVNDDGKTVAAMDVLVPGIGEIVGGSQREERLEILDANFEAHHISKEDYWWYRDLRRYGSVPHSGFGLGFERMLMLVTGVANIRDVIPFARTPGNAEF
- a CDS encoding TonB family protein, translated to MNSVIKLAVVITLLSPVGLFAEDCEVSCCKAPTVVNYSKPEIPADMLKSGETAEIVLRCAIDEKGQLIGVKTLSTSHDKLEAVVLAAVQHWTFDASLEKGEPQRATVNIPFKFTVASK
- a CDS encoding TonB-dependent receptor: MLKNKRLGLFNSLLGVLLTTIISYGQNETGTISGKIIDKDFGDGLRGVLVKVEGLETDFIYSDLEGRYVVRNVPMGTYTLIYEKKNYQTARIADVEVIASEVFSLDVPLQAIGADFTLDVFEITVDQMVSQNVVLLADRQRSASLSDALSSEDFSRASAGDAAEAMTKITGVNIVDGKYAVVRGLGDRYSNTLMNGAVLPSNDPSKKSVQLDIIPSDLLEKIVTTKSFTPDKPGDFTGGSVEITTKPFPDEFVLTASVGLGFNEATGENILGIPGRDMDFLGDTDDALPATIPPTPGEYALATRFKTTDEAKSLFRDLHRSGWYPVRKKADPNLSFGATVGDSKSVFTSGNFGYLVSFTYDHNYDLIDNKRSERWIGTPEELRPKNGFDITESDEEISWGGLINLALLPNPEHEVSYNFIINTKSSDSVVFGDNGFENTTNVVEPGLPVGSFNLPTGRDAAAEFLNITRLQHSVKELNLHQFKGKHVFPAFSEMELNWSANFSETSEENPDKRTFTNLKYAYPDGAANSLFLSENPKFPFKSYDNLVDDKTNYTIDLTFPLNISALNSGEIKLGAFTSESDRNSIGRYFSATGSNGIVSNTDSKIEFYQRFEEDVWIDQSFDPGNGKFRPGQVTFIEQTSRQGNVQSYSGTEKIDAYYLMADLQFKNNLRFIFGARNEKTDMDVATVDDFVNQALRNSGAIDNDKWLPAFHAVYPLGEDKTQNLRFSYGKTLARPTFREFSPFRVEDSQSGEIYTGNPDLELTFTNNFDLRWEWFIGEVDLLAFGFYYKDFSNPIVQTVSSGVNANPLYSWENAPAGTIAGAEFEVRKSVGDFWSVGGNVTYIDSEIDPLDMDASGTIFEGQPEYILNFNVGYNNPDNGWAANVFVNHVAETLRYIGETVPNIFEDAYSSVDLNASKSIGRWTIKFTAKNVTDQRRQFFYDGINEKPVYESWKPGPSYSLSASYRH